The window GTGATTTCATTTTTAGGGGTAGCAGATCACAAAGTGAGTATTCCCTaccttcttgttttttctttctaaatattgGCTTTCCaataatttaattcagtttatatACAACAGAAGAAAGGGAGTCTGTGCTCTTTCTGTCTGATTCAGTTCCttattgatatatatatttatgtttatcgTAATGTGTACTTGTACTTCCTGTCAGGGTGGTGTTGTGCTGCTGGTGGCATCCCTGTGTCTGAAGGTCGGATTCCACACGGCCTCCAGGAAGTTGTCAGTGGAGATCGGCGGTGCCAAACGTCTCTATGCCCTCGACAACCTGGTTTCTGCCATGGTGCTGCTGCCCTGGGTTATAGTACTTTCTGCGACCACAGAAGTACGTGCACCAGATCACATGATAAAACGTGTTTGTTGTTTAGCTAGCTGTGTTGTAAACCGATGAATCTCATCTTAACCCCAGAGCAAAGTGGAGTCGTGGTCCTCTCTCGTCCTGCCTTTCGGGATGATCATCTTCTCCGTCACGATCCTGGAGTTTTACGTCGAGGCCATCTGCAGCACCAAGATGGAGACGCCGAGGTGCGCCCGTTATGGCGCCTTGGCCCTCTTCTTCAGCGCGTTGCTGCTGGCAAACTTCTGGACTCACCCGCTGACTGACCAGCTGCGCTCCATGAGCAAACCAGCGCACCACGGCAGCACAGAGCACGTGCTCTCTGGTGGAGTGCTGGTTAGCGCCATCTTCTTCATTATGTGTGAGTAACGGCTCTGGGATACCTAGCTAATTTGTTTTACCTGcctttttaatcatattttgcatttaaCAGTTAAAGTTAAATGGGGAGAAAGACTTAAAACACCAAAACaagaattaattaaaaattaaggGAAACTGCCTacagaaaacagacattttaGGAAATGCATGATGGGATTTGAAAAAGTGGAGTGAACACCTCTCAGGAAGTGCTACACAAAAATGAAGACCTATTGTGGGAATGTGTTGCATGGCAACATTTAGTAAAATGTAGCAACATCTGAGAAAACGCAGTCACAAAACCAGAAATGCCACATCGACATTTAATAAAACGCAGCTCCGACTTTTCAGAATCCATTACATCCTTTAAAACTCAGGCAGGGACTAACCTGAAATTGATatagaaacaaaacattacatCTGTCTTACTCGAGGAATTTTTGTTCTGTCTgttcaaatacaaaaaaacattgCGCCTGCCTTTTACTTAAAGTGAAAGGGTTTCTGAAACACCGAGttctaattatttattttttggtcaaaACCTGGTCTTTAAACTGGGTTTACACCAAAGTTGTTATAGTTAACTAAACCTAAACAAAAGAAGCAAAtgtgaaaacatattttaattaactaaaataaatgaataaaattaacTGACACAATTTTGTGGACTtgggaaaactaactaaaatttaaaacatagccttagtgtattttttttcttttgataaaGATTTTGTTATCAAAACTTGCCGGATGAGGTCTCAATAAAGTCAATAAACAAGATTGTGAGTCAATAAACAAGATTATGAGTCAACTGTtttcaaaaagtttttttatttttattgtaattacTGCACTGATACATGTCCTTAATACAATAATACTTAaaataaagactaaaactaacactgaaatgaattaaaaactAGCCAGAAGTAAGCAAACCCGTCCTGGACACTAActagaactgaactgaaactgaaaaaattaataaaaactaatttaaaatggataataataacaaaaacccTTGTTTACACCTCTCTCCCTGCCGTCCTCTCTCCCTGCAGCGTCCAATATTCTCTCATCTCCTTCAAAGAAAGGCCAGAAGGGCACCTTGGTGGGTTACTCCCCTGAAGGGACACCTCTCTACAATTTCATGGGTGACGCCCTGCAGCACACATCCCAGTCCCTTCCACGATTCATCAAAGACTCCCTGAAACAGATCCTGGAGGAGTATGACTCCAGACAGATCTTCTACTTCCTGTGTCTCAACCTGGTGCGTAGGAAGTTGCTTCTTTTTGTTCTGATCTTTCACATTTTAGACCGTCTAATTTCAAAGTAAGAGCTCCGTACCCGAACCCCAATAGTAACAGAAAGCAGAACGCCGATTCTTAGAGGTCCAAAAACGGATCAGCATATACAGGAGAAATGAAGGGAAAAACACACGTCTGAGCTTACAGTCTTTTAATATCAGCTGTTTAATAGGATCCGATCTACATCTCACTGACATTTGTGCCTGGAAATGAGGTTTCCTGCTAAAATGAATCTTAGTAATAAAGATCATAGCTGCCATTGAGGATAGAAAATATGTCATAAAGGGTTCAATGACCTGAGGAGCAGTCTAACACTATACAGTTGCGGGCTTCTAAAAGctaatattttacatattttacttTTACAAACCTATTCaaagaaacacttatgccaacATTAATGAAATTCCACATTTCTTAACCTTTAATGATCCTGATTCTTATACTCTTATATTTTGAATGGATAGTCTTTTAATGAGGGATGGGTGTGTATGAATATTTGATTTGTGCctgtttcttaaaaaaatataaaataaaactaaactaagtATAACAGGTGGAATAAATGAAATGCACAAGTTaataagtaaacaataaaatctaCACCCCAGTGAGAACAAAGGATTGCCTCTGACTGAacagaatgtaaaaaaaaagtaatttccagTTGTcaattaaataaaagaattaGATAATCACATCTGGAGATCATCTTAAATAATTTAATCTAATACATTAAAGCATTTCAAGCTGTTGAAAGACTCGCCTGCTGTGTTTAGGCGCACACACTCTGCGGGTATTTTGTAAGACTTTTGTTGCTCTGCATTGTTTCAGGCTTTCACCTTTGTGGAACTGTTTTATGGCGTTTGGACCAACAGCCTGGGACTCATCTCTGATGGTTTCCACATGCTGTTCGACTGCTCTGCTTTAGTTCTGGGCCTGTTTGCCGCCCTCATGACCCGCTGGAAAGCCACCAGGATCTTCTCCTACGGGTAAAATCCATCAAGAACTCGTGATCGTAAAATTGAAGAACATCACCTCCAGCTGGATTCTTAATGAACTGAGTGTTTTGTGGTTTTGCAGGTACGGTCGTGTTGAAATTCTTTCTGGATTCATCAACGGCCTGTTCCTGATGGTCATcgctttctttgtctttgtggaGTCGGTCACCCGTTTGTTGGATCCTCCcaacataaacacagacatgcTGACGGTGAGTAAAAGGATTCCACCACACCATTTGAATATCTTTTTTACCTTTGGTCACTAAAATCACGCCTTTTAATATTTCCTGATTGCATCTTGTCAGTTTTGGAGTGATCTTATACTGATTAGTACAGCTGGATATCATAGAGACAATATGAAAGCGTTCGTCTGGTTTGAACTCTGTTCATCCTTCTCTGCAGCCCGTGTCTGTTGGAGGCTTACTCGTCAACCTAGTGGGCATCTGCGCTTTCAGTCACGCCCATTCCCATGGCGGCAAAAGCTGCTCGTCACACGAACACGGGCACTCACATCATGGCCACTCCCACAGTGAGCACAGCCACGGAGGTCATGGGCACTCGCACGGAGGCCACGGGCACTCGCACGGAGGCCACGGGCATGGCGGCCACGGGGGACACGGGCACTCCCATGGCTCTGGAGGCATGAATGCCAACATGAGAggtgtgtgtttgagaacgtGGTCTGTGGTGAGAAACATAAAGCTAGATAAAGtcatgatttattgatttatttttctccagGTGTCTTTCTCCATGTCTTGGCCGACACTTTGGGCAGCGTTGGCGTGATCATCTCCACCATCCTCATCCGGCAGTTCGGCTGGTTGATCGCTGACCCCATATGTTCGCTCTTCATTGCCACTCTCATTTTCCTCAGTGTCATCCCTCTGTTGAAGGACGCCTGCGAGGTTCTGCTTCTGCGAACTCCCCCAGAGCACGAGAAGGACCTGAACAATGCGCTGGAAAAGGTGAGGAGATCTAGATGGGGTTGCTTAGCAGACTGTCGTGAAATTTTTTTCTTCGTGCATGAAGGAAGAGAATCTGTATTGAGAACTGCTTATCTGTTTGCAGGAGCAATGAAATTTGGAAAGCTAGTacataaatagagaaaataatttACCAGGTTACACTACTTCCTACCTATTTTAACTTTTTAGTTCCTGATTACGGCTTGGACCCTGCCGTGGCTGCGgattctgtatatatatatatatatatatatatatatatatatataacattttttaacataagCGACAGGATAGGaactttcaaaaaacattttctgattttaattttcttcatgtTTCAGATTGAGAAAATTGAAGGAGTTTTATCGTACAGAGACCCTCATTTCTGGAGGCATTCAGCCAACATGATCGCCGGAACCATCCACCTCCAGGTCATGTCTGACGTGGTGGAGCAGAGGATCATTCAGCAGGTTGGCACAAACTCTAGAATTAGAATTAATACTAATGTTTTACTTTACAGCAATGAATCCTATTGTTTGGCGAATGAATACCAAACATTGTCTTGGCTGTTTGTAATGGCACACCTGGTTTATTACTGGGTAGTTACATAATCTATATTAATAAAGCATAAATAAGAAGTACAGTTATATATTTATCCTGTAAAACCTGAACCGTGAAATAATAGCCAGAAAATTCCATTTTAAAGAAACTGTAGTTtttattgaaccttctgacaaattaaaaacaaaaaaaaggctaAATTAAATGTCAGTTTGCATATaggagttttaatttgtataatTATTCCTACACTAGGCATTTTTGTACAGTTCATTGCTCAAATTCACTGCATGTGTCAGATTGTAAACATCAGGTTattacagggggaaaaaaatcacactgtctcaaatagtgatgggatttccggctctttttagagatccggctctttcggctcggctcactaaaaagagccggctatttcggctccgaaccgactcttcaggttgttttgttgctttaattaagttattattaacaataatataaaattatgcacaaaaggaattactaatgtaaaaaaaaaagtggttttatttatgtatgtttatatatataaatatatgcagtggcccctagagacaaaatgcatacaaactgcaaaaagcacgtacaaactccaaaacacattcctagcgttaactgaacttccaaaacagagctacctagatcacttaaattacacaccaaatccggtcgttggtactagctggcttgtgtagccactaggtaacaaaagctcaacactgcgcctagcatcctggagcacttctgttgtgttttgtacgtgcttcagggattgtacgtgttttgaagtttgtacgtgctttgtctctaggggccaccgtaaatatacttttatttattcacgccacataaaatgtaataaataaatcatataatacaaaaaccaactattcacatttcaacttttaactatttaaattttcagctttttccttttaaaaaaatttaaagtgaaacaacacaaaacactgcaaaccacaacacaattaaatataaattaaaatatgaaaacaaaaacaacatgcatattctctgtcatatgggcctgcatgaataaactttctgaattctttatcatccgcaactgaaaatagttgtggatgattactatacctttctgatgtgacgttgttgtccctggctctctttctctgtctcttcctcCCGCTccgttcctgtgc is drawn from Pelmatolapia mariae isolate MD_Pm_ZW linkage group LG7, Pm_UMD_F_2, whole genome shotgun sequence and contains these coding sequences:
- the slc30a5 gene encoding proton-coupled zinc antiporter SLC30A5, translating into MEEKYSSNVLSGGQLGMVEVPDSRLTRYIVLLVISKVLKALGIFESYDILKVVHIVQFIFILKLGSAVFLLFFQKPFSSGKVISKRQWIKLLKHAVFSCVISLLGFFGLTLCGPLRTLLLFEHSDVVVIALLGVLFTNSGGGPSKTRGAAFFIIAVICLLLFDNDDLMAKMAEHPEGHHDSALTHFLYTVISFLGVADHKGGVVLLVASLCLKVGFHTASRKLSVEIGGAKRLYALDNLVSAMVLLPWVIVLSATTESKVESWSSLVLPFGMIIFSVTILEFYVEAICSTKMETPRCARYGALALFFSALLLANFWTHPLTDQLRSMSKPAHHGSTEHVLSGGVLVSAIFFIMSSNILSSPSKKGQKGTLVGYSPEGTPLYNFMGDALQHTSQSLPRFIKDSLKQILEEYDSRQIFYFLCLNLAFTFVELFYGVWTNSLGLISDGFHMLFDCSALVLGLFAALMTRWKATRIFSYGYGRVEILSGFINGLFLMVIAFFVFVESVTRLLDPPNINTDMLTPVSVGGLLVNLVGICAFSHAHSHGGKSCSSHEHGHSHHGHSHSEHSHGGHGHSHGGHGHSHGGHGHGGHGGHGHSHGSGGMNANMRGVFLHVLADTLGSVGVIISTILIRQFGWLIADPICSLFIATLIFLSVIPLLKDACEVLLLRTPPEHEKDLNNALEKIEKIEGVLSYRDPHFWRHSANMIAGTIHLQVMSDVVEQRIIQQVTAILKEAGVNNLSVQVEKEAYFQHMSGLSTGFHEVLAMTQQMESMKYLNDGTCIM